The following proteins come from a genomic window of Ictalurus furcatus strain D&B chromosome 12, Billie_1.0, whole genome shotgun sequence:
- the atf4a gene encoding cyclic AMP-dependent transcription factor ATF-4, producing the protein MTLSSKMCVEDMGTLLLGSSILMADTFGPLLDEDEERALSEGSSSPLSFSSYSDSYSSSPFSSPSAPDPLGCKGGCDVPLPWLSATEQINAHTGADQREGDAFSGMDWMTEKIDLSDFDLDSLIGSCDLDEAPSSPEELLASLESQMDLDLAPLPFPSAPTPVLEELNLPSFPLDLPIESDLHPELVSVEIKSEPVSPSPAPPSPAPPSPAPPSPAPPSPAFTLELGSEVDISISELEKTVPKASADNQTPSIVLSLSPAHILVVLTTKEEPSISSYSSDQSDSGVESVSSSPPHIESPVSSPKPAGTSRTKPYSKPDPDAVIDVAGKVKTVSGKTKTVDKKLKKMEQNKTAATRYRQKKRVEQETLNAECMELEKRNNALAEKADSISREIQYLKDLLEEVRSAKNRKKSKANSS; encoded by the exons TGTTGGGGTCCTCGATTCTGATGGCTGACACCTTTGGGCCCCTTCTGGACGAAGATGAAGAGAGAGCTCTATCCGAGGGGTCTTCATCgcccctctccttctcttcatATTCTGATTCTTACTCTTCCTCCCCGTTTTCTTCCCCCTCAGCCCCCGATCCTCTAGGATGTAAAGGCGGGTGTGATGTGCCgctcccctggctgtctgccaCTGAGCAGATCAATGCTCACACTGGGGCAGACCAGAGAGAAG GGGATGCATTTTCAGGCATGGACTGGATGACTGAGAAGATCGacctcagtgattttgacctgGACTCACTCATCGGGTCCTGCGATTTGGATGAGGCTCCCAGCTCTCCAGAGGAGCTGCTGGCATCCTTGGAGTCCCAAATGGATCTGGACCTGGCTCCGCTCCCGTTCCCATCAGCACCCACACCTGTTCTGGAAGAGCTTAACCTGCCTTCTTTCCCTCTAGATCTACCAATCGAGTCAGATCTCCACCCTGAGCTTGTTTCTGTTGAGATCAAATCTGAGCCCgtctctccatctcctgctcCTCCATCTCCTGCTCCTCCATCTCCTGCTCCTCCATCTCCTGCTCCTCCATCTCCTGCATTCACATTAGAGTTGGGCAGTGAAGTGGACATCTCCATTTCAGAGCTGGAGAAAACAGTACCCAAGGCCAGTGCTGACAACCAGACCCCCAGTATcgtgctctccctctctcctgccCACATATTGGTGGTTCTCACTACCAAAGAAGAGCCCAGCATTTCCAGCTATTCctcagaccaatcagacagtgGTGTTGAATCTGTATCTAGTTCTCCTCCTCACATAGAGAGTCCTGTTTCATCTCCCAAACCTGCTGGTACCTCCAGAACCAAACCTTACTCTAAACCTGACCCTGATGCAGTTATAGATGTTGCTGGTAAAGTAAAGACTGTATCGGGAAAGACCAAGACGGTAGACAAGAAACTGAAGAAAATGGAGCAGAATAAGACGGCAGCTACCCGCTACAGGCAGAAGAAACGGGTGGAGCAGGAGACCTTGAATGCAGAGTGTATGGAGCTGGAGAAGAGAAACAATGCACTCGCAGAGAAGGCAGACTCGATCAGCCGGGAGATCCAGTACCTAAAGGATCTTCTTGAGGAAGTCCGGTCAGCAAAGAACCGAAAAAAATCCAAGGCCAATTCTTCATGA